One Chthoniobacterales bacterium DNA segment encodes these proteins:
- a CDS encoding thioesterase family protein, translated as MSQPADPASPTPSVTTPIEVMFFDTDCAAVVHNIAYLRFIETARTHLAEKMGMSLRTMSESKEFPVVVRTEIDYRSPAVLGDKLEVRGTLEKMERSRFWCSFQIVRLSDEKIIVTCRQMLALITMPGAKILRMPVAWLEKYAHLR; from the coding sequence GTGAGCCAGCCAGCCGATCCAGCCAGCCCGACACCCAGCGTGACGACTCCCATCGAGGTCATGTTTTTCGACACGGATTGCGCCGCCGTCGTCCACAACATCGCCTACCTGCGCTTCATCGAAACCGCCCGGACGCATCTCGCGGAAAAAATGGGCATGAGCCTGCGCACAATGTCGGAGTCGAAGGAATTTCCCGTCGTCGTCCGCACCGAGATCGACTACCGCTCGCCCGCCGTCCTCGGCGATAAATTGGAAGTCCGCGGCACCCTCGAAAAAATGGAACGCAGCCGGTTTTGGTGCAGCTTCCAAATCGTGCGGCTGAGCGACGAAAAAATAATCGTCACCTGCCGCCAAATGCTGGCCCTCATCACCATGCCCGGCGCGAAAATTCTCCGAATGCCGGTCGCCTGGCTGGAAAAATACGCCCACCTTCGCTGA
- a CDS encoding glycosyltransferase family A protein, translated as MSFLAVIIPLFNHAAYIGAALQSVQAQTQPAQRVIVIDDGSTDDSFAIAQAAAASGTEVLRQENRGAHATLNRGIEMAADCDLVAILNSDDLWHPERLARCRKAFDMRPELDAVCTGLHLIDPVGARLADDAPKMRRHLKVWSLVEKENDPLLSLAVSNFAKTTSNLVARRSFLLAHPFGGYRYVHDYHCFLQAALPGKMGVVAGDLLGYRVHQTNTIKADGRRAVVAETVQMHLDLMASLAPELAASAALRQRFRLYLQRLFGNHTDFRGEIFLQVIADAIAKNPELFAVSALGDFEEFEGKSAPLPSA; from the coding sequence ATGTCCTTCCTGGCTGTCATTATTCCGCTCTTCAATCATGCCGCCTACATCGGAGCTGCATTGCAATCGGTGCAGGCGCAAACACAGCCCGCGCAACGCGTAATCGTAATCGACGATGGCTCGACCGATGACTCATTTGCCATCGCACAGGCGGCGGCCGCGTCCGGCACGGAGGTGTTGCGTCAGGAAAATCGCGGCGCGCACGCCACACTGAATCGCGGGATCGAAATGGCTGCCGATTGCGATCTGGTCGCGATTTTGAACTCCGACGATCTCTGGCATCCGGAGCGGCTGGCGCGTTGCCGGAAGGCGTTCGACATGCGACCAGAGTTGGATGCGGTTTGCACTGGCTTGCATTTGATCGATCCGGTGGGCGCTCGTCTTGCCGACGATGCTCCGAAAATGCGGCGTCATCTCAAAGTCTGGAGCCTTGTGGAAAAGGAAAACGATCCGCTGCTTTCGCTGGCCGTTTCCAACTTCGCCAAGACCACTAGCAACCTCGTCGCGCGTCGCTCGTTTCTTCTCGCGCACCCATTTGGCGGCTACCGCTACGTGCACGACTACCATTGCTTTCTACAGGCGGCGCTGCCGGGAAAAATGGGCGTCGTTGCCGGGGATTTGCTCGGTTATCGGGTGCATCAAACGAACACGATCAAAGCCGATGGACGCCGCGCAGTCGTCGCCGAAACCGTCCAAATGCATCTCGATCTGATGGCGAGTCTCGCGCCGGAACTGGCTGCCTCCGCCGCGCTGCGCCAGCGGTTCCGGCTTTATCTGCAACGGCTTTTCGGCAATCACACCGACTTCCGGGGCGAGATATTTCTGCAAGTCATCGCCGATGCGATTGCGAAAAATCCCGAGCTTTTTGCCGTCTCGGCTTTGGG